A genomic region of Arachis stenosperma cultivar V10309 chromosome 9, arast.V10309.gnm1.PFL2, whole genome shotgun sequence contains the following coding sequences:
- the LOC130949057 gene encoding uncharacterized protein LOC130949057, with amino-acid sequence MRMEIKFPRSRYGNPNGDFRPRLQHRLPIPKHPHLAPRETPPLPHSLPLLCTQRPSQPPPTTTVAALPLSVLAGPLIASSPHCAVRPLLRRSPLFSSPVSLTSSAISSLSLVHSPLVPCSRSAQLDISLEKSSDFHKSSKVGTEDNNSASTPRDRALPSGIHTRTIGAHRGASK; translated from the exons ATGAGGATGGAAATAAAATTCCCTCGAAGCAGATACGGGAATCCGAACGGGGATTTCCGTCCCCGTCTCC AGCATCGCCTTCCAATCCCTAAACACCCTCACCTTGCTCCTCGCGAAACCCCTCCCCTTCCGCATTCTCTTCCTCTGCTTTGCACCCAGCGTCCCAGCCAGCCACCTCCGACCACCACCGTTGCGGCCTTGCCACTGTCCGTTTTAGCCGGCCCACTCATTGCATCATCACCGCACTGCGCCGTTCGCCCTCTTTTGCGTCGTTCGCCGCTCTTCTCTTCACCAGTGTCTTTGACTTCTTCGGCCATTTCTTCTTTATCCCTG gtacactccccCCTTGTTCCTTGCTCACGCTCTGCGCAATTGGACATCTCCTTGGAGAAAAGCTCGGACTTCCACAAAAGCTCAAAGGTCGGCACCGAAGATAACAACTCGGCATCGACTCCCAGGGACCGAGCTCTCCCTTCAGGTATCCATACAAGAACaattggcgcccaccgtggggcctCGAAATAA